A single window of Aspergillus puulaauensis MK2 DNA, chromosome 5, nearly complete sequence DNA harbors:
- a CDS encoding uncharacterized protein (COG:G;~EggNog:ENOG410QE3G;~InterPro:IPR020846,IPR011701,IPR036259;~PFAM:PF07690;~SMCOG1005:Drug resistance transporter, EmrB/QacA;~TransMembrane:14 (i57-74o94-113i125-147o153-170i182-200o212-234i255-287o299-317i329-352o372-395i404-422o428-454i466-489o543-561i);~antiSMASH:Cluster_5.8;~go_function: GO:0022857 - transmembrane transporter activity [Evidence IEA];~go_process: GO:0055085 - transmembrane transport [Evidence IEA]) — translation MSALQRSQSSDSEDTPLLGANLFPIPGQHAPTESSDTAQDGVKQAEAITLAWSKKSLVAAYVLMFLLYFVNAFQSSITSNLSAFVTSGFESHSLIPVIYIVSSVMSSATYMPLAKILNVWDRSIGFLIMVVFATLGLVLSATCTGITTYCISQMFYTIGFAGVIFSIDVITADTSSLRDRGLAYAFTSSPYIITAFAGSAASERFYAYNWRWAYGSFAIILPIVAFPMFGLLQYNRYKAKRQGLLPKKEHNGRTFIQNIAFYAIELDLLGVFLLATGLVLFLLPFTISGSTVNEWRSPYIITMLVAGIVCLVGFVLAERFVAPVPFLPWELLASRTVLGACLLGASYQIAFYCWNEYYTSYLQVVYGTSISTAGYISSIFNVISGVWLLAVGFLIKKTSRFRWLLFWAVPLYMLGVSLMIYFRQPGWSVGYLIMCQVLIAFGGSTMISCQQVAVSAASDHNNIASALAFLGVFGSMGGAVGSSISGAIWTNTLPGALKRLLPESAKADWRTIYESLDIQLSYPIGSPVRNAIAFAYAETQTKMLTAGTAIMALSLIWMFLIKDIKLSKDAQNKGVVF, via the exons ATGTCGGCGTTACAGAGATCGCAGTCTTCAGACAGTGAAGACACCCCCTTGCTAGGGGCCAATTTATTCCCGATCCCAGGACAGCATGCCCCCACAGAATCTTCAGACACCGCTCAGGATGGGGTGAAGCAAGCTGAGGCCATCACCTTGGCCTGGTCGAAGAAATCTTTAGTAGCGGCCTACGTCCT GATGTTTCTCTTGTACTTTGTGAACGCTTTTCAATCCTCAATTACCAGCAATCTCTCGGCCTTCGTCACCAGTGGCTTCGAATCGCATTCCTTAATCCCCGTCATCTACATCGTGTCCAGCGTCATGTCCTCCGCGACTTATATGCCTCTCGCAAAAATATTGAACGTTTGGGATCGCTCCATTGGCTTCTTGATAATGGTGGTGTTTGCGACACTTGGTTTGGTCTTGTCAGCGACATGTACGGGTATCACAACCTATTGCATATCACAA ATGTTCTACACCATAGGCTTTGCTGGTGTTATCTTCAGTATCGATGTGATCACAGCTGATACGTCATCGCTCCGGGATCGAGGCCTTGCGTATGCATTCACTTCGTCGCCTTATATCATCACCGCATTTGCAGGCTCGGCTGCCTCAGAGCGCTTCTATGCTTACAATTGGCGGTGGGCGTACGGCAGTTTTGCCATTATCCTTCCCATCGTCGCCTTTCCGATGTTTGGTCTACTTCAGTACAATCGTTATAAAGCGAAGCGCCAGGGTCTTCTGCCCAAAAAAGAACACAACGGCCGGACATTCATACAGAACATTGCCTTTTATGCTATAGAGCTAGACC TTCTGGGGGTCTTTCTCCTGGCGACTGGTCTggtgctcttcctccttccatTCACCATTTCTGGGTCTACAGTCAATGAGTGGAGGTCTCCCTATATTATTACCATGCTTGTTGCTGGCATCGTCTGTCTAGTCGGCTTTGTCTTGGCAGAACGTTTTGTTGCCCCGGTTCCCTTTCTCCCATGGGAGTTGCTGGCCTCTCGAACGGTTCTTGGAGCTTGTCTTCTAGGGGCCTCGTATCAAATCGCCTTCTACTGCTGGAACGAATACTACACATCATATCTGCAGGTAGTCTATGGGACAAGTATCTCAACCGCGGGATACATTAGCAGTATCTTCAACGTGATTTCTGGGGTGTGGCTCCTGGCTGTTGGTTTCTTGATCAAAAAGACATCTCGATTCCGGTGGCTACTTTTTTGGGCCGTCCCATTATATATGCTTGGAGTCAGCCTAATGATATACTTCCGTCAACCCGGCTGGTCTGTGGGTTATTTGATCATGTGCCAGGTGCTCATTGCATTCGGTGGCAGCACCATGATCAGCTGCCAGCAGGTTGCAGTTTCAGCCGCATCTGATCACAACAATATCGCTTCCGCCCTTGCGTTTCTGGGCGTCTTCGGCTCCATGGGAGGCGCCGTGGGAAGTAGCATCTCCGGTGCAATTTGGACAAACACTTTACCCGGGGCGTTGAAGCGCCTACTTCCGGAGTCTGCAAAGGCGGACTGGCGAACCATCTATGAGTCTCTCGACATTCAACTTAGCTATCCCATAGGCTCACCAGTCCGAAATGCTATTGCCTTTGCTTATGCTGAAACACAAACCAAGATGCTGACTGCCGGAACGGCTATTATGGCGCTTTCTCTGATCTGGATGTTTCTGATTAAAGACATCAAGCTCAGCAAAGATGCCCAAAACAAGGGTGTCGTGTTTTAG